One segment of Lytechinus variegatus isolate NC3 chromosome 13, Lvar_3.0, whole genome shotgun sequence DNA contains the following:
- the LOC121426367 gene encoding uncharacterized protein LOC121426367 isoform X2, producing MWRSGQGGFTACTPVRASAVCIETSLRCVNCLHMKGRREMGASVVAGRSAEDTSAGDDAAAGPTDTREMAGHFNHKSLSLIVQENLTEDGSGVKLASGDTLPVLSAVASGSEVEMPVVDGLVNGKPVDVLRDSGCTTVIVRYELVREEQFFGDRLTCLLVDRTLRNFRRAKIDIDTPYFKGKVEALCVPTPVYDLVLGNIPGARQPADPDGDWTPGDHQGSAVETRGQKRQAGRTRPPLPVPKPLEDIVSVDNLIQAQKEDSSLDASRKAAEKGEKKISKGGNSSCFFFKKDVLYREYMDATPGSDVLLQVVVPTKFRNQVLKLAHESILGGHLGNKKTCEKILMHFFWPGMHADVVRYCRSCGPCQRTSPKGKVTKVPLGSTPLIDEPFRRVAMDLVGPIEPASSKGNRFILTVVDYATRYPEAVALRRIDAQTVAEALMDIYSRVGIPREVLTDRGSQFTSELMKEVSRLLSIRQMTTTPYHPACNGLVERFNGTLKSMLRKMCEERPKDWERYLNPLLFAYRDSVQESTGFSPFELLYGEQFEALLLFFKSSGRVRLTSQIPRLLTNTYWI from the exons ATGTGGAGGTCAGGGCAAGGAGGCTTTACTGCGTGTACGCCTGTACGTGCCAGTGCTGTGTGCATCGAGACTTCATTGCGCTGCGTAAACTGTCTGCATATG AAAGGTCGTCGAGAGATGGGAGCCAGTGTTGTCGCAGGCAGGTCAGCAGAAGACACATCAGCTGGAGATGATGCTGCAGCAGGACCTACCGACACTAGAGAGATGGCCGGACACTTCAACCACAAGAGTTTGAGTCTAATCGTGCAGGAGAATCTCACAGAAGATGGAAGCGGAGTGAAGTTGGCATCTGGTGACACTCTACCGGTACTATCGGCAGTGGCGAGTGGATCAGAAGTGGAGATGCCAGTCGTCGATGGATTGGTGAATGGGAAGCCCGTGGATGTTCTTCGCGACAGTGGTTGCACAACAGTCATCGTCCGATATGAGTTGGTGCGTGAAGAGCAGTTCTTTGGAGATAGGCTGACGTGTTTGCTCGTCGACCGGACGCTGAGAAACTTCCGACGTGCCAAAATCGACATAGATACTCCATACTTCAAGGGTAAGGTAGAAGCTCTATGTGTACCAACCCCTGTTTATGATCTTGTATTAGGTAATATTCCTGGAGCGAGGCAACCAGCTGATCCAGACGGAGACTGGACGCCAGGAGATCATCAAGGCAGTGCAGTGGAGACAAGAGGGCAGAAGCGGCAGGCGGGACGGACAAGGCCTCCTCTTCCTGTACCCAAGCCACTAGAAGACATTGTGTCAGTGGATAATCTCATCCAGGCCCAGAAGGAAGACAGCTCGTTGGATGCCTCTAGGAAAGCCGCtgagaaaggagaaaagaagataaGTAAGGGTGGAAATTCATCTTGCTTTTTCTTTAAGAAGGATGTACTCTATAGGGAATACATGGATGCAACCCCAGGGTCAGATGTTCTGTTACAAGTTGTCGTGCCCACCAAGTTCAGAAATCAAGTCTTAAAACTGGCTCATGAGTCGATTCTAGGTGGTCATCTAGGGAATAAGAAGACCTGTGAAAAGATCTTGATGCATTTCTTCTGGCCAGGTATGCATGCAGATGTAGTCCGGTATTGTCGGTCATGTGGGCCATGTCAACGTACTTCGCCGAAGGGAAAGGTCACGAAGGTACCTCTGGGATCAACCCCTCTCATCGATGAACCTTTCAGACGAGTGGCGATGGACTTGGTTGGACCGATAGAGCCGGCTAGTAGTAAAGGTAACCGATTCATACTAACTGTTGTAGATTATGCTACTCGTTACCCAGAAGCAGTAGCGCTTCGCCGTATTGACGCACAGACGGTTGCGGAGGCACTGATGGACATCTACTCCAGGGTAGGGATACCACGAGAGGTGTTGACAGACCGTGGCAGCCAATTCACATCAGAGCTGATGAAGGAAGTGAGTCGTCTACTCTCCATCCGGCAGATGACTACTACACCCTATCATCCTGCTTGCAATGGGCTAGTTGAACGCTTCAATGGTACCTTGAAGTCCATGCTCCGCAAAATGTGTGAAGAAAGACCCAAGGATTGGGAAAGGTATCTTAACCCCCTCTTGTTTGCTTACAGAGATTCAGTGCAGGAGAGCACAGGCTTCTCACCCTTTGAACTCCTGTATGGAGAGCAGTTCGAGGCCCTCTTGCTATTCTTCAAGAGCTCTGGACGGGTGAGGTTGACG
- the LOC121426367 gene encoding uncharacterized protein LOC121426367 isoform X1 produces MERDKFIAQGEKFGLEGDKLRAYVDECVREARDERAAARSAEIEARKAESYIIAQQDEARKKESELLDKQIKLEELRKNNRTENVSRAGHSHKPSIPPLPVFQEGKDDLDSYLSRFEKHAIIVGWDRSVWAPALCALMSGKALDIISRLTVSQAQEYETVKSSLLKGYDLTEEGYRTKFRYAKLNNGETYVQYACRIEKYLNHWIELSSYDDNMEGLKSLLIQEQVYNSCGKELLMFIKERHPCNLSEVLNLADQFNEAHADMRIRRMNKAHQSSSKNVNPNVNKSNNNAISHTKSEKPGKSKFDDKKCFNCNKFGHISFNCPNKKGRREMGASVVAGRSAEDTSAGDDAAAGPTDTREMAGHFNHKSLSLIVQENLTEDGSGVKLASGDTLPVLSAVASGSEVEMPVVDGLVNGKPVDVLRDSGCTTVIVRYELVREEQFFGDRLTCLLVDRTLRNFRRAKIDIDTPYFKGKVEALCVPTPVYDLVLGNIPGARQPADPDGDWTPGDHQGSAVETRGQKRQAGRTRPPLPVPKPLEDIVSVDNLIQAQKEDSSLDASRKAAEKGEKKISKGGNSSCFFFKKDVLYREYMDATPGSDVLLQVVVPTKFRNQVLKLAHESILGGHLGNKKTCEKILMHFFWPGMHADVVRYCRSCGPCQRTSPKGKVTKVPLGSTPLIDEPFRRVAMDLVGPIEPASSKGNRFILTVVDYATRYPEAVALRRIDAQTVAEALMDIYSRVGIPREVLTDRGSQFTSELMKEVSRLLSIRQMTTTPYHPACNGLVERFNGTLKSMLRKMCEERPKDWERYLNPLLFAYRDSVQESTGFSPFELLYGEQFEALLLFFKSSGRVRLTSQIPRLLTNTYWI; encoded by the exons ATGGAGAGAGACAAGTTCATTGCACAAGGAGAGAAGTTTGGTTTAGAGGGTGATAAATTGAGAGCATATGTTGATGAATGTGTGCGAGAAGCTAGAGATGAAAGAGCAGCAGCAAGGAGTGCTGAG ATTGAAGCTAGGAAGGCAGAATCTTATATAATAGCTCAACAGGATGAAGCTAGGAAAAAAGAATCAGAGTTATTAGATAAACAGATTAAACTTGAAGAGTTAAGGAAAAATAATAGGACAGAAAATGTTTCACGTGCAGGGCATTCACATAAGCCTAGTATTCCGCCCCTCCCTGTTTTTCAAGAAGGAAAGGATGACTTAGATAGTTATTTGTCTAGATTTGAGAAACACGCCATAATTGTGGGTTGGGATAGGTCAGTATGGGCACCTGCATTGTGTGCGTTGATGTCAGGTAAGGCTCTTGATATAATTTCAAGACTTACAGTGTCCCAGGCTCAGGAGTACGAAACAGTAAAATCCTCACTTCTTAAAGGGTATGACCTTACAGAAGAAGGGTATAGGACTAAGTTCAGGTACGCTAAACTCAATAATGGTGAGACCTATGTGCAGTACGCTTGCAGGATTGAGAAGTATCTCAATCATTGGATTGAGCTAAGCTCTTATGATGACAATATGGAAGGTCTGAAGAGTTTGCTCATCCAGGAGCAAGTATATAATTCATGTGGAAAAGAATTATTGATGTTCATTAAGGAACGTCACCCCTGTAATCTGTCGGAAGTTCTAAATCTAGCTGATCAATTCAATGAAGCCCATGCAGATATGAGAATAAGGAGAATGAATAAAGCCCATCAGTCCAGTTCTAAAAATGTAAATCCTAATGTGAATAAGAGTAATAACAATGCAATTAGTCACACTAAGTCTGAAAAACCAGGTAAgtccaaatttgatgacaagaAGTGTTTCAATTGTAATAAATTTGGACATATCTCTTTTAATTGTCCAAACAAGAAAGGTCGTCGAGAGATGGGAGCCAGTGTTGTCGCAGGCAGGTCAGCAGAAGACACATCAGCTGGAGATGATGCTGCAGCAGGACCTACCGACACTAGAGAGATGGCCGGACACTTCAACCACAAGAGTTTGAGTCTAATCGTGCAGGAGAATCTCACAGAAGATGGAAGCGGAGTGAAGTTGGCATCTGGTGACACTCTACCGGTACTATCGGCAGTGGCGAGTGGATCAGAAGTGGAGATGCCAGTCGTCGATGGATTGGTGAATGGGAAGCCCGTGGATGTTCTTCGCGACAGTGGTTGCACAACAGTCATCGTCCGATATGAGTTGGTGCGTGAAGAGCAGTTCTTTGGAGATAGGCTGACGTGTTTGCTCGTCGACCGGACGCTGAGAAACTTCCGACGTGCCAAAATCGACATAGATACTCCATACTTCAAGGGTAAGGTAGAAGCTCTATGTGTACCAACCCCTGTTTATGATCTTGTATTAGGTAATATTCCTGGAGCGAGGCAACCAGCTGATCCAGACGGAGACTGGACGCCAGGAGATCATCAAGGCAGTGCAGTGGAGACAAGAGGGCAGAAGCGGCAGGCGGGACGGACAAGGCCTCCTCTTCCTGTACCCAAGCCACTAGAAGACATTGTGTCAGTGGATAATCTCATCCAGGCCCAGAAGGAAGACAGCTCGTTGGATGCCTCTAGGAAAGCCGCtgagaaaggagaaaagaagataaGTAAGGGTGGAAATTCATCTTGCTTTTTCTTTAAGAAGGATGTACTCTATAGGGAATACATGGATGCAACCCCAGGGTCAGATGTTCTGTTACAAGTTGTCGTGCCCACCAAGTTCAGAAATCAAGTCTTAAAACTGGCTCATGAGTCGATTCTAGGTGGTCATCTAGGGAATAAGAAGACCTGTGAAAAGATCTTGATGCATTTCTTCTGGCCAGGTATGCATGCAGATGTAGTCCGGTATTGTCGGTCATGTGGGCCATGTCAACGTACTTCGCCGAAGGGAAAGGTCACGAAGGTACCTCTGGGATCAACCCCTCTCATCGATGAACCTTTCAGACGAGTGGCGATGGACTTGGTTGGACCGATAGAGCCGGCTAGTAGTAAAGGTAACCGATTCATACTAACTGTTGTAGATTATGCTACTCGTTACCCAGAAGCAGTAGCGCTTCGCCGTATTGACGCACAGACGGTTGCGGAGGCACTGATGGACATCTACTCCAGGGTAGGGATACCACGAGAGGTGTTGACAGACCGTGGCAGCCAATTCACATCAGAGCTGATGAAGGAAGTGAGTCGTCTACTCTCCATCCGGCAGATGACTACTACACCCTATCATCCTGCTTGCAATGGGCTAGTTGAACGCTTCAATGGTACCTTGAAGTCCATGCTCCGCAAAATGTGTGAAGAAAGACCCAAGGATTGGGAAAGGTATCTTAACCCCCTCTTGTTTGCTTACAGAGATTCAGTGCAGGAGAGCACAGGCTTCTCACCCTTTGAACTCCTGTATGGAGAGCAGTTCGAGGCCCTCTTGCTATTCTTCAAGAGCTCTGGACGGGTGAGGTTGACG